In Theileria equi strain WA chromosome 3, complete sequence, the genomic window TACTGTTGATTTAGTTTTTTGCTTAGCTTTCAACAAAGGTGAGGGACTAGGAGGAGGAGGTGGTCCTTTCATTCCTTTGCCTTTAATGGCTGGAGGAGCCTTCTTTTTGGAAATCGGAGCGATTTTCGGGGGCGCCTTCTTAACAGATACTTCTTTTGCCTgtttttccttttctagTATCTCACTTTGttcctttatatttttcaagaCAGAAGATGGAATATTAAGAGAAATTCCAGATGTCAAGCTATTTCCAATTGAGTCTACAGAACCAAGTAACTTCCCGAATCCTAATTCTGTAAGTCCTTGTCCCATTAATAAATTGCGACATCCCTCTAACTCACCTTCTGAGACACTTTTGACTTCTTtaattccatattttctggaaaaATCGTTCTCAATACATGATTTAGCCAATGTCAAAGATATAATATCAATTTGCCACGGAACGTAGGCTATCGGTGATCCAGTATCATCCATCAACAAACAGCTTTCAATGCCATCCTCTTTTTTTACAAGTTTTAATAACCTTACCTTTTGAACAAAATCATCCGGAATTTTGTCATCAAGTGATTTCAAGTTCAACGGTAAATCCCTTGGTTTATCAACAAGAGTCGCACTGACAGTAGGGATTGGTATAATAAAATCTCTTATACACTTATTATTACAATTGTTTTCTTCGATATCTGATAAGGTTGTATCAGAATTCAAATCAGAACTACTAGATAACGGTGACCGCATTACTTTGGGTTGCGAAGAAACAATTTTAACAATACCTTTTTTTGATAGAGCTCTTGAAATTCTCTGTGCAGCCGCAGATTTTCGAAGAGTTGTTGGTTTTATTTCAGGtattatattttgttttacCTTCAAATTGGCTAAGGAACCAATTTTTGCCAAGAACTTTGCATTTGAGCCCTTTGAATCgtctttattttttatcatttcaTACAGCGTGATTTCAACAGGTTCAGGTTCTATTTTTGTTCCTTTCGGTTTAATCTCCGGTTTTACTGTATTCtttctttccatttcttgAACTCTTTCTTTAACTGACAATGAACTCCTCAAATGAGGCTCCTTTGTTTTTATACCATCAGATTCTGTAACTTGATTGGTACCGAGatccttttccatattcctGTCAGAGCTTATACCTTTATCGTCAGTATTTGAAAGGTTTATTTTCGATGATTCTTTTAATTTATCCAGAAATGTGCTATGATATATAGCTGGATTGGGAACAAATATTGGTTTATCATAGAAGccttttaaaattacatTGTCATTTTCAGTGAGGGGTATGAAGAGTAACACATTTTCAGGGAGTGAGGAACCTTTTGATATTACATCACCCCCAGCGGTTACTTCAGGAGGAACGAGTCCCCATTCGGTAAACAAATCCACAGCATCCTGATTGCACTCCATAAGAGGTTGACCCTCATTAAGAAATAACTTCCCACGATAAAGGCGAGGTATATTAATAATAGGCAGTCTTTTATTGCTATATTgtatgaatattttttttGATAGCTCTACCAGTTcttcttttggaattaTATAATTTGATGTAGATTCTACTCTTCTTATTGGTACGTTGTAATGATTATTTTTATTGCAATATAAGGCCTGTATCCTAGCGATTTCAATATTTGGATTTGGTGTATcaatttgtttttcataGGATTTTCTAATTTcaaccttttcttcctctttttgCTTTAATTCCTTTACAACTATATCAGAATCtaaatcttccaaaagttgTTTTACCGATAAAGTTGACTGATGTTGTTTACCCAATTTTTCACATCGTCTTGTATAAACTTCACGATATATAGAAGCCGCAGCACTATAATTATTGAGGCTGTGTAGGCAAGACCCTATGGATAACAATATATCCTGAATAGAAGAATGTTTACGATCTTTATAAATTCTCATTTTCATATCAATAGCTATAAAAAGTTGATGTAATGCATCAACTGGGTTATTTAACAACCGGTAAATAATTCCAACATTACAATATGCATTTGCTACCTTAATATTAGGCACTTCTGCATCATAATCACCCAGATTCTTTTTTTGTATTTCTAGAGCCTTAATTGCCAATGGAAGCGCCTTCAAATATTGTTTGCTTCTCAACATGTATATGCATACATTATTTATCGCATTGCTTAGTTTCATGTCTTCTTGACcatatattttggaaatcAATACTAAATACTTAGAAAAGAACAATTCGGCATCTTTCCACATACCATAACAACTTAAAACTTCGGCGAATGTATAGAGTATATCAGGGAATATTTTTTTATCACAATTAATTATAGTATGGTGATCTCCCTGTTCATCCTTTTTGCTATCATCATAGTATAACAGAGTATTTTCCACAAGAAAGCGAAGTTCATCCAAATGTTCCTTTCCCCTATCATACTTACCAAATTGAGCATAACATTTACTTAATATTAAGAGTTCCATAGCCATTTCTCCGCTCAATGGCACCCTTTTAATTTCCATATGAAACTTTTTCGCTAGAAGTAGAGAATAGTGTGATTGTATCAAAGCGTCACCATAATTCTGTGTTGaaaaattttttaatgACATCGTTCGCAGTTGCATTCTTGTAGCTAGAGCCTCTCTGAAGAGCAGCGATCCTGAACTCCTTTCTAATTTTTTTATTATATTGATTGCCTCATTTATCTTATCTGGCAAATTACTACTACATTTGACATCGGTAAATGAACCAGAGAGCATAGCTTGTCTCTCTGAAGGAGTCTGTGTATTCCTCctcttttccaaatccaTCCGTATGGATAGACCAAGCGCACAAGGAGAAATATTACAATCTCTATTCATGGATAAATCCTTTATTGCAGAAGTGATGTTAATTTTGTCCATATTAGAGAAATTGGTCTCTAGACCATCCTCATGATCTATGTACTCCATTTCTGTTCAGATCCACTATATGTCTAAGAATCCGACTAAAATATTGCAAAAATTAAATGTAATTTACTGGCGGTTTCCATCTATATAATTTGTCTAGACGCAAAACAGCAGGGGCCTTTATAATAAAGATGTGTAGATGCAACTCGAAAGTTTATGGAATGTGTAAAGATTAAATAGAATAACCAGATTTAAAACAATGGAAAAATATTATACAAAGAAAATGCGAGTGGAAGAAATTAAATAATAGTAGCTGCGTGGATCTGCCCGTAGCTATGCACACAAATCTGACAACTGATAGATAATGCATTATGTATTAGATGTTATAAGTGTAAACACAATTTTTATTACAGGACGTtgcatcctttggatattCGAATGAGTTCGGAATTGTTATAGTGATTCATCAGACACTCATGGACAAATGGTTTGATAAATTTCTTAATTAGGATGgattccttttcattctttagaTTGTAGATTCCATTTTTACCTAAGTTTATTGTATTCATATTTGTAACATATAAACTCACCCaaattgatgaaatttTCTATGAGCTTAGCTAGCACAAGTGAAAACTCTAAGGAATATGGTGGGCCGCAATATTTCAATATATTAGAAATGAATGTTCGGCTTATACTGCGATCAACAAGATTCATCTACAGGTTATCGGTGTGAATAAATATTAACAAACTATGGAATCGAATATAGCAATTGTTGGTATACATTGTTTTTCAAATCTTGCAATGTAAACCAATAGGTCAACTATAGCTTCCAATCTctatattccaaaatttctCTTATGAATGCGCAAACCTCCAATTTTTTGTTTCCATCTTCGATATCCTCACTAACATAACACTTACAAATATCTCTAAATTATGTTTAAATTCAGATGAAAAACTAACCTAAGAAGTAAAACAATAACGTTCCTCTTAACCGGATGTCTGtttgcgatatttttcaaaagtAGAATTTTTATATTACAAAGTGCGTTTATGCTCCCCTTAATTTTAACTTCCTGTGTTATATATGCTATAACTACAGAGGCTGCGATGTTTGTTGTAATAAAATTGTGCATTTCATATTCAGACTCCACTCTATTCTTCTCTTGGCTAC contains:
- a CDS encoding formin 2 domain-containing protein (encoded by transcript BEWA_007560A); the protein is MEYIDHEDGLETNFSNMDKINITSAIKDLSMNRDCNISPCALGLSIRMDLEKRRNTQTPSERQAMLSGSFTDVKCSSNLPDKINEAINIIKKLERSSGSLLFREALATRMQLRTMSLKNFSTQNYGDALIQSHYSLLLAKKFHMEIKRVPLSGEMAMELLILSKCYAQFGKYDRGKEHLDELRFLVENTLLYYDDSKKDEQGDHHTIINCDKKIFPDILYTFAEVLSCYGMWKDAELFFSKYLVLISKIYGQEDMKLSNAINNVCIYMLRSKQYLKALPLAIKALEIQKKNLGDYDAEVPNIKVANAYCNVGIIYRLLNNPVDALHQLFIAIDMKMRIYKDRKHSSIQDILLSIGSCLHSLNNYSAAASIYREVYTRRCEKLGKQHQSTLSVKQLLEDLDSDIVVKELKQKEEEKVEIRKSYEKQIDTPNPNIEIARIQALYCNKNNHYNVPIRRVESTSNYIIPKEELVELSKKIFIQYSNKRLPIINIPRLYRGKLFLNEGQPLMECNQDAVDLFTEWGLVPPEVTAGGDVISKGSSLPENVLLFIPLTENDNVILKGFYDKPIFVPNPAIYHSTFLDKLKESSKINLSNTDDKGISSDRNMEKDLGTNQVTESDGIKTKEPHLRSSLSVKERVQEMERKNTVKPEIKPKGTKIEPEPVEITLYEMIKNKDDSKGSNAKFLAKIGSLANLKVKQNIIPEIKPTTLRKSAAAQRISRALSKKGIVKIVSSQPKVMRSPLSSSSDLNSDTTLSDIEENNCNNKCIRDFIIPIPTVSATLVDKPRDLPLNLKSLDDKIPDDFVQKVRLLKLVKKEDGIESCLLMDDTGSPIAYVPWQIDIISLTLAKSCIENDFSRKYGIKEVKSVSEGELEGCRNLLMGQGLTELGFGKLLGSVDSIGNSLTSGISLNIPSSVLKNIKEQSEILEKEKQAKEVSVKKAPPKIAPISKKKAPPAIKGKGMKGPPPPPSPSPLLKAKQKTKSTVADNSKTRRFFWDPIYGDDVKGTIFTKQKITPSIKKQELEESFAKSVPKEKEQVSTKPKMIQLLPDSKRSYNMNIGLSKFSKYTFKELREAIIDLDPAILTVDATESLLLLIPTPEECSIVSEFVKSGGDLTMVDRPEQFVAVLLGIPILKQRLEAHHIALLFKDNYNEISVPLESIMEGCEAIMSSDKLNVLSHFILNIGNTLNEGDPKKGNAEGFKPTTFAKLNDFRTTTKPPKTLLQYICDMAADEDESILEIIDELKSCEDCTKIDIAVVEEQMNRFKTDITKIKNAISVSEKSKDFKDQFSSIMNEFLRDAEPKILVISEQYKEVVMTFKDTAKYLGYTEKEIDKVKPNELFGHVWGFVQSVDKCKKIRIENRIKEEMKLAAKNKKAEGNIKISKKITPSNSTTAIPKIMDNGMKNIVKTLG